TCCGGCGTCCAGGCCGGCGCGCCGTCCCAGCTCTCGTGGTGGGTGAGCCTCCGCACGTCGCTCCCGTCCGCCTGCATCACGTACAGCTCGCTGGCCAGGTAGGCCGCCGGGGGACCGGCCCCGGTGCTCGTAGCCACCGTCGTGTCGCGGCTGCTGGAGAAGAGAATCCGCGTGCCGTCCGGCGAGAACGCCGGGTTGTAGTCGCCCGCGGGGTGCCGCGTCAGGTTGGTCGCGGCACCGGCCGCGGACGGGTTCCAGGGTCGAAACGCGGTCGCGAAGATGTCGGCGTTGCCGTCCCGGGTGCTGACGAAGAGCAGGCGCCGGCCGTCGGGCGAGATGGCCGCCGCGTCCTCCAGCGCGGGACTCTCGACCAGCGGCCGCGGCCTGGAGTCACCCTCCAGGTCGAGCACGTACAGGTCCGGGTTGCCGCTCCGCTCGGAGGTGAACACCACCCAGCGCCCGTCCGGCGAGATGACGCCGTTGTAGTCGAGCCCCGGATCCGTCGTCAGCCGCCGGGGCTCCGAGCCGCGGCTCTCGAAGAGGTACAGATCCCAGTTGGACGGCTGGATGCTGCTGTAGACGATCGTCTCCCGGGCGGGCCCGGGCTCCTGCGTGCCGTGCACGCGGCCTGTCCCGACGACAACGACGAGGAGTCCCAGCAGACCGGCAAGCGCCAGGATCCGATTGAAGACCTGCATTGCACCAGTCCTCCATGCTTCGGCCGGACGGCACGGACGCCCCGGGCGGCACTCCAACAGACAAGGGCCGTGGCCCCGGACGTCGCGACGACCGGGTTGTCAAACAGACCCGTTCCTGCATAATCCCATAACCTCACGTTCCGCAGGAGATTGACATGAGCCGTCGCGCTTTGCTTGCAGTGTGCGTATACGCCGGCATCACGCTGGCGACGGGATATCCCGGCCAGGCGCAGGTCCGGGACCCTGCCCCGGTCACCGATGCGATGCTGCAGGATCCCGACCCCGCCGACTGGCTGAGCTGGCGGCGCACCCTCGACGGATGGGGGTACAGCCCGCTCGACGAGATCGACCGCGGCAACGTGGACGAGCTGCGTCTCGCCTGGTCCTGGGGCCTCGAACCCGGGGTCTCGCAGACGACGCCGCTCGTGCACGACGGCTTCCTGTACGTCGCCAACCCGGGCAATGTGGTCCAGGCGCTCGACGCGCGCACCGGCGACTTCGTTTGGGAGTATCGCCGCGAGATGGACGAGCGGCTCCGCAGCTCGGCGCAGATGCGGAGCCTGGCCGTCTACCAGGACCTGGTCATCCTGAACACCTACGACGCCCACATCGTCGGGCTGGATGTCCGGACGGGCGCGGTGCGCTGGGAGACCCCGGTCGGGGCCGACCAGGAGGGGTACACGTTCTCGAGCGGACCGATCGTCGTCGACGGAACGATCGTCGCCGGGATGACGGGCTGCGGGCGCTACCGCGACGACACCTGCTACATCGTCGGCGTCGACGGCCGCACCGGTCGGTTGTTGTGGCGAACCTCGACCATCGCTCGTCCCGGCGAGGCCGGCGGCGACACCTGGGGCGACCTGCCCCTCATGTTCCGCGCCGGAAGCGACGCCTGGATGACGGGGAGCTACGACCCGGTCACCCGGCTCGTCTACTGGGGCACGTCGCAGCCCAAGCCGCACAACCGCGACGCGCGCGGCACGGACGGTGACGCGCTCTACAGCAACTCCACGCTGGCGCTCGACCCCGCCACCGGCGAGATGAGGTGGTACTACCAACACATCCCCGGCGATTCGCACGACATGGACGAGTCGTTCGAGCGCATCCTGATCGACTACGACGGCAAGCGCTCGCTGTTCTCGATGGGCAAGCTCGGGATTCTCTGGGAGCTGGACAGCGTCACGGGAGCGTTCCGGCGCGCGATAGACCTCGGCTATCAGAACATCCTGGATGTCGACCCGCGGACCGGCGAGGTGACGCATCGCGACGGGATGCTGTCCGAGGTCGGCGAGGAGCTCTTCTTCTGCCCCAGCACCGGCGGCTTCAAGAGCCTGCGGGCGATGGCGTATCA
The DNA window shown above is from Acidobacteriota bacterium and carries:
- a CDS encoding PQQ-binding-like beta-propeller repeat protein, encoding MSRRALLAVCVYAGITLATGYPGQAQVRDPAPVTDAMLQDPDPADWLSWRRTLDGWGYSPLDEIDRGNVDELRLAWSWGLEPGVSQTTPLVHDGFLYVANPGNVVQALDARTGDFVWEYRREMDERLRSSAQMRSLAVYQDLVILNTYDAHIVGLDVRTGAVRWETPVGADQEGYTFSSGPIVVDGTIVAGMTGCGRYRDDTCYIVGVDGRTGRLLWRTSTIARPGEAGGDTWGDLPLMFRAGSDAWMTGSYDPVTRLVYWGTSQPKPHNRDARGTDGDALYSNSTLALDPATGEMRWYYQHIPGDSHDMDESFERILIDYDGKRSLFSMGKLGILWELDSVTGAFRRAIDLGYQNILDVDPRTGEVTHRDGMLSEVGEELFFCPSTGGFKSLRAMAYHPGTGALYVPLNLNCETAAFAPVERRAGGGGGGAVRGRLNHFHPQAPGQLGEFQALDVRTGETLWRHRLRVPYNTSALTTGGGLVFIGDWGRHVYAYDALSGEQLWRSRLSTMANGYPITYAVDGRQFVAFVAGPSIGGSSWATILPGDLLREERNPRGGSGVFVFALPAGAAAARSPDLPGVARVTIEVELSCPSCAAGLERRLRRVDYVSGVEVSPADGRIVLAVEPGRHLDPAAVWDTVRNAGFIPDRMAVTAIGHVIDRNGAPALALSPNFALPLVETDGLTATAAEAGDQLVEVTGHWNAAPDGAGRLQVESLDVR